Proteins from a genomic interval of Rhinoraja longicauda isolate Sanriku21f chromosome 16, sRhiLon1.1, whole genome shotgun sequence:
- the LOC144601033 gene encoding uncharacterized protein LOC144601033: MMGPNKEKRYECNVCGKAWHQPCLLETHQRVHTGEKPFGCATCGKSFARSSGLRQHQRVHSGERPFTCSDCDKGFKTAQELKIHRRVHSGERPFTCSNCGKGFKSSPDLLMHQRLHTGERPYTCSDCGKGFTRSKNLLEHRRTHTGERPFTCSDCGKGFTRSNSLLEHQRTHTGERPFTCTQCGKGYTRSSKLLRHQRVHAGDRPMPSPVSGERCTVASHARSHRRVHTSGQPYDY, encoded by the coding sequence ATGATGGGGCCCAACAAGGAGAAGCGTTATGAGTGCAATGTGTGTGGCAAGGCCTGGCATCAGCCATGCCTGCTGGAGACCCACCAGCGGGTTcacacgggcgagaagcccttCGGCTGCGccacctgcggcaagagctttgCCCGGTCGTCAGGGCTAAGGcagcaccagcgggtgcacagcggtgagaggcccttcacctgctccgactgcgACAAGGGCTTCAAGACAGCGCAGGAACTGAAGATCCACCGGCGGGTGCACAGCggtgagcggcccttcacctgctccaactgcggcaagggcttcaagtcGTCGCCGGACCTGTTGATGCACCAGCGCCTGCACACCGGGGAGCGGCCAtacacctgcagcgactgcggcaagggcttcacccgctccAAAAACTTGCTGGAGCACCGGCGCACCCACACCGgggagcgccccttcacctgcagcgactgcggcaagggcttcacccgctccAACAGCCTACTGGAGCACCAGCGCACCCACACTggtgagcgccccttcacctgcaccCAGTGTGGCAAGGGCTACACTCGCTCCTCCAAGCTGCTgaggcaccagcgggtgcacgccGGTGACCGTCCCatgcccagcccggtgagtggagAGCGCTGTACCGTGGCCTCCCACGCCCGGTCTCACCGGCGCGTGCACACCAGTGGGCAGCCCTACGACTACTAG